GGGACTCGCATTGCTCACGTATTTTTACCTGAAAGATAGGTATGATCAAGAGCCCCTGCACATGGTGATCAAGGTGTTCATGCTAGGGGTTCTGATCGTTTTCCCGGTTATGATTTTGCAGCGGGGAATGATACTATGGCTTGGCGACAATCCGGTAGTCAACTCATTGTTCGTTTCGGCGGGCGTTGAGGAATTTCTGAAATGGTTCGTGATGTACCATATTATTTTTAACCATACGGAATTTGACGAGCCTTATGACGGCATCCTTTATGCAGTGGCGATATCGCTGGGATTTGCTACGGTAGAGAACTTGCTTTACGCCTGGTACAGCCAGGCAGCCTTTGGTCCGATGTTCTTGCGAGCCCTGCTGCCCGTTTCGGGGCATGCGATGTTTGGCGTCATCATGGGATACTACATGGGACATGCGAGGTTCACGGAAGGGAAACGAAGAAGGTTCTTTCTCGTTCTATCCTTGTTCCTGCCTTGGATGTGGCATGGTCTGTACGACCTGATTCTGAATCTGCTGACCCACACATGGGTATGGTTTATCGTACCGCTTATGGTGCTGCTATGGTATGGCGGCATGGGCAAAATCTCTAGAGCTAACAACCGTTCTCCTTTTCGTTTCATCAAGCGGGAGGAAGAGGTTAACACTTAACAAATCAGGGCACACTTCTTTCTATAGACCTCGGTTGACAGCCAGGGAATCATAGAAAGGGAGGTGTCTTTTTTTGCGTGTAAAAGTGAAAATTCTTTGTAAGGATTGCGGTGAACGTTTTGTGCTGCGGGGAAAAAAGGAACAGGGCCGGATCGAAACCGGATTTAAGCAGTGTCTGTGCAACAATCGTGATCACTTCGATATTGAGGAAGATTTCTAAAGGATGAAGGAATTATACAGATATGCATAAGACTTCTTTCTTCTAGTCAAACTAACGGCAGTGAGTAGAAGAAAGGAGACTATAAGCATCATGTACAAACGATTAAGCGCTATTCTGTTTCCTGTGGCCACAATTTTATTGATCGGGGCTCTGGTATGGGGTTATCAAGAGAATAAAGAGAAAAACGCCATATTGATTAATGCGGAGAACCAATACCAACGGGCATTCCATGACTTGTCTTACAATATGGACAGGATTCATGCCGAGCTCGGCAATACGCTTGCGGTAAGTTCTACCTCCCAAGGGATGCACCGGAAGGGCTTGATGAATGTATGGCGCCTAACCAGCCAGGCTCAGAATGAGATCAGCCAGCTGCCGCTTACGCTCCTTCCTTTCAACAAGACGGAAGAGTTCCTTTCCCGAATTTCGAATTTTGCTTACAAAACAGGTGTACGCGATTTAACGAAGGAGCCGCTCAGTGAGGGTGAAGTCAAAACGTTGAAATCCTTGTACGCCAACTCCGGTGAAATTACGAAGGATTTGCAGCATGTGCAGAATAAGGTTATCGCAAACAGTTTGCGCTGGATGGATGTAGAGACGGCTCTGGCTACGAATAAAGTTCAGGACAACTCCATTATTGACGGCTTCAAAACGGTCGATAAAAAGGTGGAGTCCTACCCTGAGCTTGACTGGGGACCATCGGTAAGCAGCATTTATGACCGCCGTTCTGTGAAGCAATTGGCGGGTATGCCGATATCGGAAGCGGATGTGAAGCGTAAAGCGCTGAAGTTCTCCGATGTGGGTAATAATGCCAAAGTACAAGTGACGAAGAACGGCAGTGGCACCGAGTGGGTATCTTATACGGCGAAGGTGCAACATCCGAAGGGTCATATGCTCAGCATGGACTTTACCGAAAAAGGCGGACAGCTGATCTCTTATACAGATGAGCGGAATGTTGGTGCGAAGAAAGTGTCCGTTCAAAATGCTATCGACAAAGCCCAGCAATTCCTGACAAAAAAAGGCTATTCCGACATGACAGTTGTTTCGGCGGACCAATATGACAACCTGGCCAACTTCTCCTTTGTCCGCGAAGAGGACGGCGTGCTGATTTACCCTGAAAAAATTACCGTTCGTTCGGCTCTGGATAATGGGGATGTCATTGGATTCCAGGCCAGCGACTTTGTGTACGAGCATCAAATCAAGCGAGAAATCCCGCAGCCGAAACTTAGTCTTGCCGAAGCGGAGAAGGTCTTGAATCCTGAGTTCAAAGTGCTCTATCACCGTAAGGCCTTAATCAAAAACGATCGCTCCGAGGATGTTCTGTGTTATGAGTTCGGCGGGCGAATCAACGGGTCTCAATACCGAATTTACATTAATTCGGATACCGGCCTTGAGGAAACGGTTGAGGTCGTCAAGGATGCACAGGCAGGAATTAGATAATCAAAGTATTGCGCGATTGAAGCCGGTTCAGGAGATAACCTGAATCGGCTTTTTGCTTGGATGAAGGAGCTGAAAGAGCGGGGAGAGTCCCATGTTTCCCAAGATTAGACAGGATTCGACCTTAATTTGAAGATTTTGTCCTATGGACCGCGGCATCCCATGATATAATGGAAAATAATGATTATGATGAATTAGTGGGTGAGCGCATTGTATCCAAAGATTAACGACATCCTTTATATCCAGTTGGATACGGGGGATGAGAAGGAAGCCAATATTGTATATAAATCCCGCATCTCCGACATGGATGACGAATCGATGTATATGGAGGTTCCGCTGCAAGAAGGGACAGGCAAGCTGAAAAAGCTATACATCGGGGACGAGCTGTCCGCTTATTTTTTAACGGAAGGGGGAGTTAAGAATTTCTTCAATTCCTACGTCCTGAGTCACCATGAGGATATTATCCGTCTGGTTCGGATCAAGAAGCCGGAGCAGGATCAAATTACGAAGGTACAGAGAAGAAGCTTCCTAAGGGTGCAAGCCGAGCTCGAGGTAGCAGTCATGACCAAAGACGGCACCCAGTTTTTAGCCAAAACCGATGATGTCGGCGGCGGTGGCGTATCCTTTTATCTGCAGCCGGATCACACGATTGCGGAAGGGAGTATACTGACATGCTGGATACTCATCCCGTTTAAGAACGGATCCGTGGAGCATGTTCCGTTTGAAGGCGAGGTTGTGAGGGTGAAGGAGCTGCCTACCAATCGACGCATCGTGATGCTGAAGTTTAGTCAGATCGCGGATATGGAGCGCCAGAAGCTGATTCGTTATTGTTTTGAGAGACAGTTTGATTTTCGCAATCGTTAGTGCATAAATAGGACATGCCGGTGGCACACTATCCGAAAAAATTGTCCCGGAGGGGCTGTGTGCCATGTCAGAAGTAGTAAACGATCAAGATCGTCTGCTTGAAAAAACAAGACTGGAAGTTAAGCATGAAGAGAAGGGACAAGCTCTGCATGACCGATATGGAATCATGCTGCTTAAGCTGCTGATCTGGCTTGTACTTGCCCTGGTGATCACCCAGCTGCTATTACATTATGAGCCTAGCCGGCCCTATATTTCGCCCATTCAGCAGATGGAGGGTGTTCCCGTTAACGAGCCAAATGTAAACGATTGGATGGGGGAAAACACCCCTTCTCTTTTGCATCACTCTAGCTAGTGTGGTATAATTTTCACGTCGCAGGCGGGCGCCTGCTTTTTTCTTGAAATATAAGATTGCGCCTTTGTTTCATCCGCGCTTTCTTATAAGTTTTCACTAGAGAAACGGTGATCCCGTCCGTAACGGATGGTAAGCCCTTTCGATTTCGAGGTATATGTTTGAGGAGGAATGCCCCGTTGGTTACGCAGGGGACAGGTTATCGCGACAGAATTAATATTGCCATCGACGGTCCGGCAGGCGCGGGTAAAAGCACCGTAGCGCGTATGGTAGCCAGCAGGCTGCATTACATCTACGTGGATACCGGAGCCATGTACAGGGCAGTCACCTGGTTCATGCTGAACCAAGGGATTTCTCCAGAAAATCCCGAAAAAGTGCTTCAACATGCACAAAACATGGTGATTGAATTAAAACCGCATGAACATGGTCAAATGGTCTGGCTGAACGGGGAAGACGTCACACCATATATTCGTTCACATCAGGTTAGTGCAGTGGTATCCCAATATGCACGAATCGAGGGTTTGCGGATAAAGCTTGTCCGTTTACAGCAGCAAATGGCACAAGACAAGGGCGTTGTCATGGATGGACGTGACATCGGCACAACGGTTTTGCCGGATGCCGAGGTGAAAATTTTCATGACGGCCAGTGTCAAGGAACGTGCTCTCCGCCGCTTCAATGAGTTGAGTGATGAAGGTATATCGCTGGAACAACTGGAAAGAGATATCGCAGAACGTGACAGGCTTGACCAGGAACGTGAAGTGTCGCCGCTCCGATGCGCAGAGGATGCCGTCATACTGGATACGACACATATGGATATCAACCAGGTTGTGGAAGCAATTCTTTCATATTGCGAAACTTAAGTGGGATGGGGAGAAATGGGCATGATTTATATTTTTTGCAGAGCGGTGGTCCGCGGTTTGTTCGCTATTCTCTACAGATTCGAATCTGTCGGCGTACATAACATACCTTCAGAAGGCGGCGTGCTAATCTGCAGCAATCATATTAGCATTCGAGATCCGATATCTGTCGGCATTCACGTCAAGCGCCAGGTTAAGTTCATGGCCAAAGCGGAACTGTTCAACATCCCGGTGTTCGGATGGCTGGTTCGTCAGCTTGGAGCATTTCCGGTCAAGCGCGGCGGAGTAAGTAAAGATTCGATCAAAACCGCGCTCACGATATTGCGCACGGGTGAGATCATGGGCATTTTCCCTGAGGGGACGCGTAATTCCGATTCAACGGCGGCCAAACGGGGTGCGGCAAGCTTCGCTCTCCGCAGCGGGGCGACGGTCATACCGGCTGCTATCATTGGAGATTACAAGCTTTTTCGCAAAGTGAAGATCATCTATGGTGCACCTGTGGATCTATCTCAGTTTGAAGGTGACAAGTCACCGGAAGCTCTGGATGCGGCAACCGAGTTGATCATGGCCAAGATTCACGAAATGCGCGCAAGCGGCAAACCAACCATGAACTGATTTATTCGCTTCATGCATAAAAAGCATGGGAAGATTGGAAAGATACTACAGCAATTATGTTTTGAACTTCGCCAATGCGAGTTTAAATAAATGGGGTTTGAATTGAGGAGGTTATTTGACATGTCGGAAGAAACAAGAAATCAAGAGGCTGCTGAAAACCAAGAGCAGCTGGACCAAATCGTATCCTTGAAAAAAGGGGACACCGTGAAAGGGACGATCGTCAAACTGGAGGACAACCAAGCTTATGTAAGCATTGGATATAAATATGACGGCGTAATTCCTGTTCGCGAACTGTCTTCTGTACAACTTGATAACGCATCTGATGCGGTTCAGGTTGGCCAAGAGGTAGAGTGCAAAGTCGTTAGCATTAACGACGATAAGGAAAGCCTGGTTCTTTCCAAGCGCGCGATCGACACCGAGAATTCATGGGAAGAGCTTGAGAAGCATTTTGCGGATCAGGACGTATTCGAAGTAACGGTGGCTGACGTGGTTAAAGGCGGACTCGTAGCTGATGTTGGTGCACGCGGATTTATTCCTGCATCCATGGTAGAGCGTCATTTTGTTGAAGACTTCAGCGACTACAAAGGCCGCACGCTTCGCGTGAAAGTGAAGGAATTGGACCGCGAGAACAACAAAGTGATTCTTTCCCAGAAGGATGTTCTGGAAGAAGAGTTCGAAGCTAACAAACAAAAAGTGATGTCCGAGCTTCAAGATGGCCAAGTGCTGGAAGGTACAGTACAACGCCTTACGCAATTCGGCGCATTTGTTGATGTTGGCGGCGTAGACGGATTGGTTCACGTATCCGAGATCGCTTGGAGCCACGTCGACAAGCCTGCTGATGTATTGTCCGAAGGCGATCAAGTGCGTGTGAAGGTACTGAAAGTGGATCCTGAAAAAGGAAAAATCAGCCTCAGTATCAAAGCAGCGGCTCCAGGTCCTTGGGAAACAGCTGGCGAGCAATTCAACACTGGCGACATCGTAACTGGCGTTGTTAAACGTTTGGTTAATTTCGGAGCTTTCGTTGAACTGGCACCAGGTGTTGAAGGTTTGGTTCATATCTCCCAAATCTCTCACAAGCATATCGGTACACCGCAAGAAGTATTGAAAGAAGGCCAAGAAGTTCAGGTTAAAGTGCTTGATATCAACACTTCTGAGCAACGTATCAGCCTGAGCATCAAAGAAACGGAAGAAG
Above is a window of Paenibacillus sp. FSL K6-1330 DNA encoding:
- a CDS encoding flagellar brake domain-containing protein, with the protein product MSALYPKINDILYIQLDTGDEKEANIVYKSRISDMDDESMYMEVPLQEGTGKLKKLYIGDELSAYFLTEGGVKNFFNSYVLSHHEDIIRLVRIKKPEQDQITKVQRRSFLRVQAELEVAVMTKDGTQFLAKTDDVGGGGVSFYLQPDHTIAEGSILTCWILIPFKNGSVEHVPFEGEVVRVKELPTNRRIVMLKFSQIADMERQKLIRYCFERQFDFRNR
- a CDS encoding lysophospholipid acyltransferase family protein, with translation MIYIFCRAVVRGLFAILYRFESVGVHNIPSEGGVLICSNHISIRDPISVGIHVKRQVKFMAKAELFNIPVFGWLVRQLGAFPVKRGGVSKDSIKTALTILRTGEIMGIFPEGTRNSDSTAAKRGAASFALRSGATVIPAAIIGDYKLFRKVKIIYGAPVDLSQFEGDKSPEALDAATELIMAKIHEMRASGKPTMN
- a CDS encoding DUF5359 family protein, translating into MSEVVNDQDRLLEKTRLEVKHEEKGQALHDRYGIMLLKLLIWLVLALVITQLLLHYEPSRPYISPIQQMEGVPVNEPNVNDWMGENTPSLLHHSS
- the ypeB gene encoding germination protein YpeB, whose amino-acid sequence is MYKRLSAILFPVATILLIGALVWGYQENKEKNAILINAENQYQRAFHDLSYNMDRIHAELGNTLAVSSTSQGMHRKGLMNVWRLTSQAQNEISQLPLTLLPFNKTEEFLSRISNFAYKTGVRDLTKEPLSEGEVKTLKSLYANSGEITKDLQHVQNKVIANSLRWMDVETALATNKVQDNSIIDGFKTVDKKVESYPELDWGPSVSSIYDRRSVKQLAGMPISEADVKRKALKFSDVGNNAKVQVTKNGSGTEWVSYTAKVQHPKGHMLSMDFTEKGGQLISYTDERNVGAKKVSVQNAIDKAQQFLTKKGYSDMTVVSADQYDNLANFSFVREEDGVLIYPEKITVRSALDNGDVIGFQASDFVYEHQIKREIPQPKLSLAEAEKVLNPEFKVLYHRKALIKNDRSEDVLCYEFGGRINGSQYRIYINSDTGLEETVEVVKDAQAGIR
- the rpsA gene encoding 30S ribosomal protein S1, whose product is MSEETRNQEAAENQEQLDQIVSLKKGDTVKGTIVKLEDNQAYVSIGYKYDGVIPVRELSSVQLDNASDAVQVGQEVECKVVSINDDKESLVLSKRAIDTENSWEELEKHFADQDVFEVTVADVVKGGLVADVGARGFIPASMVERHFVEDFSDYKGRTLRVKVKELDRENNKVILSQKDVLEEEFEANKQKVMSELQDGQVLEGTVQRLTQFGAFVDVGGVDGLVHVSEIAWSHVDKPADVLSEGDQVRVKVLKVDPEKGKISLSIKAAAPGPWETAGEQFNTGDIVTGVVKRLVNFGAFVELAPGVEGLVHISQISHKHIGTPQEVLKEGQEVQVKVLDINTSEQRISLSIKETEEAPAQAPRAEKPSKGPKIDLKDNPNVSLNNQGMSVTLGERFGDKLSKFK
- the prsW gene encoding glutamic-type intramembrane protease PrsW, whose protein sequence is MLVFSVIASALAPGLALLTYFYLKDRYDQEPLHMVIKVFMLGVLIVFPVMILQRGMILWLGDNPVVNSLFVSAGVEEFLKWFVMYHIIFNHTEFDEPYDGILYAVAISLGFATVENLLYAWYSQAAFGPMFLRALLPVSGHAMFGVIMGYYMGHARFTEGKRRRFFLVLSLFLPWMWHGLYDLILNLLTHTWVWFIVPLMVLLWYGGMGKISRANNRSPFRFIKREEEVNT
- the cmk gene encoding (d)CMP kinase, producing MVTQGTGYRDRINIAIDGPAGAGKSTVARMVASRLHYIYVDTGAMYRAVTWFMLNQGISPENPEKVLQHAQNMVIELKPHEHGQMVWLNGEDVTPYIRSHQVSAVVSQYARIEGLRIKLVRLQQQMAQDKGVVMDGRDIGTTVLPDAEVKIFMTASVKERALRRFNELSDEGISLEQLERDIAERDRLDQEREVSPLRCAEDAVILDTTHMDINQVVEAILSYCET